The genomic region CcataaacagacagaaatacagacacagccagaaatacaggcacagacagagatacaggcACAGCTAGAGATAGAGAAACATCTAGAAATACAGAGACAGCCAGAGATACAGCCTGAGATGCAGACACAGCCAGATGTACTGACACAGATGGAAATACAGTCACAgtcagagatacagacacaaccagagatacagacacaaccagagatacagacacaaccagaggtacagacagagccagagatacagacacagaaagacattaaaatacaaccagtcagagatacagacagaaccAGAAATAGAGACAAAgccagagatacagacacagccTGAGATATGGACACAGCCAGAAATACAGACCCAGccagaaatacagacacagccagaagTACATCCACAGTCAGAGATAGAGACACAATCAGAAATACGGACACAGCTagatatacagacacactcagaaatATGGACACAGCCAAAGATACAGAcacatataaaaatacagacacagccagaaatacaggcacagacagagatacagtcACAgtcagagatacagacacagccagagatacagacacaaccagaggtacagacacagaaatacattaaaatacaaccagagatacagacacagtcagagatacagacagaaccAGAAATAGAGACAAAGCCAGAGATACAGTCTCAGCCTGAGATATGGACACAgccagagatacagacacagccagagatacagacacagccagaagTACATCCACAGTCAGAGATAGAGACACAATCAGAAATACGGACACAGccagatatacagacacactcagaaatATTGACACAgccagagatacagacacatatAGAAATACAGACACAGCCAAAAATACAGGCCcagacagatatacagacacagCTAGAGATAGAGAAACATCTAGAAATGCAGAGACAGCCAGTGATGCAGACACAGCCAGATGTACTGACACAGCTGGAAATACTGTCACagtcagagacacagacacagccagagatacagacacaaccagaggtacagacagagccagagatacagacacagaaagacattaaaatacaaccagaaatacagacagagatacagacagagatacagacagaaccAGAAATAGAGACAAAgccagagatacagacacagccTGAGATATGGACACAgccagagatacagacacagccagaaatacagacacagccagaagTACATCCACAGTCAGAGATAGAGacacaatcagaaatacagacacagccagatatacagacacactcagaaatATGGACACAgccagagatacagacacatatAGAAATACAGACACAGCCAAAAAtacaggcacagacagagatacagacacagctAGAGATAGAGAAACATGTAGAAATACAGAGACAGCCAGAGATGCTGACACAGCTGGAAATACAGTCACAgtcagagatacagacacaaccagaggtacagacagagccagagatacagacacagaaatacattaaaatacaacCAGAAATACAgtcagagatacagacagaaccAGGAATAGAGACAAAgccagagatacagacacagccAAAGATATGGACACAgccagagatacagacacagccAGAAATACATTCGCAgtcagagatacagacacaatcagaaatacagacacagacagagatacagacacatacagagatagagacagagacagaaatacGGACACAGCCAAAGATACAGACACAGCCAGAAatacaggcacagacacagctAGAGATAGAGAAACATCTAGAAATACAGAGACAGCCAGAGATACAgcctgagaaacagacacagccagATGTACTTACACAGCCGGAAATACAGTCACAgtcagagatacagacacagccagagatacagacacaaccagaggtacagacagagcCAGAGATGCAGACACAaccagagatacagacacaaccAGAGATAcatacagagatagagacacaTACAaggatacagacacagacagaaatacagacacaacCACAGATACAGCCAGAGCTACAGCCTGAGATACAGACACAGCCAGatgtacagacacaggcagaaatACAGTCACAGTCAGAGATACAGACccatacagagatacagacacagccagagaaacagtcagagatACAGATAAAGCCAGAGttacagacagagatacagatcCAACCAGAGTTACAGACAGAGATGCAGACACAACCAGAGTTACAGACACAACCGGAGGTACAGACACAACCAAAGGTACAGACACAACCAGAGTTACAGACAGGGACAAGCGGAGAACAGCAAAGTAGGGGTTCACATTACCATGAACAGCTGAGCCCCGGGGCCCCGCCCTGCTCCAGCCCCCCAGCCACAGAACCTCAGAGCGGGCAGCAGGATCCCGTCAGCACCCGTCGGAGTGGTTCACCTGCCAACAGCATGGCACTAGTCCACCCCTCACCCCTGCCCAGCTCCAACGCCCCCTCGACCCCTCAGGGCAGGCAGCAGGATACCTTTCCCAGCCGCCTGGCCCAAACACAGACCTCATCCCAACCCCAGGAGTCAGCTCACCACATCCTCCTGACAGATGGCCACTGCTGTCTGAGTCACGGTCTTGAAACATCACACCGCGATGCAACAGGAGGGGTTTATATTAATGATGGTGACAGAAATACACTCTTGACATCTGTCCCAACCTCAGTCATTGATCAGGGAGGTGAGATACACACATTCTCTGCTCTGGGATCTGATAAGGGATCAGACGTTAAGTCCCTGAGGGCTGATAAGGGTGGAGCCACCATGCGCACGCTGGGCGGTGGAAACGCACTGCCCCGGACGCACACACCCTCTCAGATTCAGAAGCCAGCCTGTAACGGAGAGAAAGccagggaggagaaggaggcggGGAGGAAGAAAAGTACACTTGGAGATTCTTTCGTAGTGGCTGCTAATGCTGCCGGCAACGCGTTGCCCCTGACAACACTCGCGATGCCAGAAATGAGAGAATACAAGGGAGAGGTAAGAAACAAGCCACTCGATCTgttggagaggaacagagaccgAGCTGCAACAGTCTCTACTCCGGCGGTAGAAACAGAGACGGCACTGTTACAAGAAGGAGACGGAAGAGGAGGTGCAGGGGGAATAGTGGCGAGTCTGCTGGGTGGCTTTgcaggagaggagcagagagaaacGGCCCTCCCGGCAACCACACACCACCAGGGCTTAATTCACATCGGGATAAAAAGCTCACCTGCACTCCCTGCTAAAGACACCGACACAACGACTGGATCTGTGTCTGACCAGGACTGCAGCTGCCACACACTGCCTCAAAGcccagaggagaggaagggaggggggcagCCTGGACCTACGGGTGACACCCAAACgactgacacagagagaaagagggagggggtgaaggagagagaggagtctgGACTCCAGGCAGAAGAACACACCGTCACTaatgcctctctgtctcccctcggGGTAATCACCGGACCTCACTGCTGGGAAGACAACAGCGCCGCTACTGCCACCGgattggagagagagggggaggagacgagagaggagaggggaggggtgtcCGGAAAGCAGGTTTTAGTGAGCCGTCCAACAGTGACCGGCCTTGCTGGCTGGGTGTCATCAGCTGGGAGTCAGACGTGTCCGCCCCCTGTCGCTGCCACTGCCGTCGTCTCTTCTCCTGGTAGCTCCACGCCACAGTCGCTATGTGGCTGGGGTGAGCTCATCCtaccctcctccacctccatcagCGGCAGCATCATCTCTGCTGATGAGAGCCGTTTCTCTCCTccgctccccctctctctgcctctccgaCAGCAAGACGACAGGGATTCAGCTCattcacctctccctccctctcggcTCAGCACCTCTGCTGAAGGAGAACTAGGCAGCCTTGCTCAGCCTCTGCTCCTACGGCAGGCAGACAGCAGAGATTTAGATCTCCGCTCAGCTCTCTTCCCGTCCTCACTGTGCTCTGAGCCTGCATGGTCCCAGGACTCGGCCAACAACACAAAGAGAGGCTCAGAGAACAGAGAATCAGCAGATCGGTCTTGCCCGATACAAACCCTGAAGTCGGAGGAGAAAAGAGCTATCCTAGGTCTTAAAGACAACTCTGCTACAGAGTCTCAGCGCTCCAGCAGCAACACGGCGAGAGGCACCGAGAAGGAGGACAGCACTCGTCTCACACAGAGCCAGGGGGGAACGGAGAGTCATGTGCAGAAAACGGAACCTTCCCAAACCTTCGTAGGAGAATTACAACAAGCCTCCGTCGCagcaacaaccacagaggctggaGGAGAACCGGGTCCAAGCAAAGCCTCTGcactgtcctcctcctcccctgttaTCTCAGCGCTGCCTCCGACGGTCCTCCAGTCTCAGCACCGCTCGGCTGCGGAGGGGAGCCACCCTCAACAGGTCCACATTGTCTCTCAGAGTGACGCCTCACTCCTCAGGTCAGTCATCCCTCAGTCTGTCCTGGGACCGCCCACTATGGCTGCCATCGGGGTTTTACAGCTACATGCCAGGGACAGTGTGGGGGGCACCAGGAAgttgtttttcaacaaaacGCTAACAGCGGATGATGAATCCTCTGCAGCCCTTAACTACGTTCCGGCCTCAGACCCGGCTGCTGTATTGGCACACGCCTCTCTGCCTCCACTGAAGGTTCATGAGAATCTGCGTCACCCAGTGACTGAGGCTAGCTTCACCTCCCACAACTTCCTCAAGCCAGTCACCCCGCCCCCTCGCTCACAGACCCCGACACAACCATCTCAAGTCGGGGACACACTGCCATCACTGACCCCTGCTGACTTCCAGGGGGAGTCGCAGCAGAAGACCCAGGCTGGGATGACAGGAAATGAGGATGGCAGAGAGAAAGACTTGGAAAAAATAGTAGTGACACCTTGTGTGTCAGCAGTGACGGGGCTTATATCAAGCCCACATGGAGCCTCTGAAGGATTAGTAGTTGAAGAAAAGCCAAACAGTCACCCAGACTCAGTGGTTCCAACTCCTCTCACTAGAGTTCCACTGCAACCTTCCCATGACCCAATCCCAAACTCAGAACAGGTGGTGATCCAACCACCTCGTCCTCCCTCTTCTTCACTGGCATCACGTCAGAAGCACCTAACTGGCATCACCTCCAGTGAGGACGTTTTCCAGGTCTTTTTCGAGGGTGAGTCCAATTTTGCCGGGCCGGTCTGCGGGGCCCGGTGTCAGTGTGCAGTGCCTGGACCAGGGTCCCTCCATACTCAGCCTGACAGTGGATCAAATGCTAATGGAGATTATATGACCCCGGGCACCACAGTAACCACTCTGACAAAGCCGGATGAGGATCAGACCATCATCCAGCCTAGTCAGCCCACAAGCCAATTAGGCCAATCAGATCAATCAGATAACCACGATCTACCTGTTGCCAGTCATATGGACAGCAGAGATGAGGTTAGACAGAATCCACCGAGTTCCAGAGACCGTCTCTCCATGGATTTGGCTTGGGTCAGGAATGAGGGTAAAGAAGAGGCTGATAATAAGGCTGAGTCTGTGCTTCATGTTTCAAAAACAGTTGTACTTAACCAGCCTTTTTCAGATCCTCTGAAAGGTGAAGAGGGATGTCACAGTGCTGATTTCTCTTCTGCGGCTGAGGCTATCACTGATGTTAAGGAAACGATTGTGGCTGAGGCTAACACTGATGTTAAGGAAACGATTGTGGCTGAGGCTAACACTGATGTTAAGGAAACGACCGTGGCTGAGGCGAACACTGATGTTAAGGAAACGACTGTGGCTGAGGCTAACACTGATGTTAAGGAAACGATTGTGGCTGAGGCTAACACTGATGTTAAGGAAACGATTGTGGCTGAGGCTAACACTGATGTTAAGGAAACGATTGTGGCTGAGGCTAACACTGATGTTAAGGAAACAATTGTGGCTGAGGCTAACACTGATGTTAAGGAAACGACCGTGGCTGAGGCTAACACTGATGTAAAGGAAACGACTGTGGCTGAGGCTAACACTGATGTTAGGGAAATGACTGTGGCTTTGGCAAAGGCTGATGTTGAGGAAACAACTGTCGCTATAGGTACAAATGAGGTTGAAGAAAAGACTGTGGCATTAGTTAAGGCTAAGGCTAAAGTTGAAGAAAATATGTTAGTTTTAGCCAAGGCTGAAGTTGAAAAAAATACTATGACTTTAGCTAAGCCTGAAGTTCTGGAGAAGACTGTGGTTTTAGCTAAAGCTAAGAATGAAGTTCAGACAGTGACTAGAACTGAGGCTGAATTGACTAAGTCTAATACTCTGGAGGTAACAGCATTTAATCATCTGCCTTCCCCTTCAATGAGTGATCACTGTGAATATCCAGAGCCGGTGATGATCCTCAAGCATCCAGGGCCCATGCTGAGTCACCACGAGTTCATCAACGACTATGACGTTGCACTTCCTGGAGTCTGGGACAGTGATGGCCGCAGTCATTATGACAGCGTCGCACTTCCCGATCACGTGCTACAGGAAGTGACACTGGCAGCATCTGTAATACTGGATTCAGAATACAAAGATTACCTGAGGCACAGGAAAGATGATGAGGACGAGGAAGAGCATGAGATGGGTGGCAGTGGTGACAAAGAACAACTGGCTGAACCGGGTAAGGATGAGATCAGTCAGAAGCTTCCAGAGAAGGCCTTCATCTCAGAATCCGTATTCCTGAACATTCCACTACAGCATGACTCCACAGGCCTAAATAACGGGAGTGAGTCTGTAAAGAGAGATCTGCCTCTTCCATCCAAACCACAGGCCTCTGAAAGGCTTCACAGTGGGACGGACACCAGTTCACCAGCGAACCAATCTGCAGAATTATCAGCGACTGGATCTGATTACATCATTCCCCTCCATGCAGGTGACTCTGGAGCTGAGCCCAAGGCAAAAAAGCCTATCAGGGGAAATCTATTCAACAGCGGTGAGTCCATTAATGATGACATGATAAATGTCAGCCCACCTCTTGGTCCTGGGCAACCAATCAGCAGCCAGCCTCTCGACATTAACACAGCAGAGAAACAAGGGGACAAAATGAAAGGCAATAATACATTAGTCAAAAGGAAAGAAGAGACTAAACCAAATGAGAAGCAAAATGAGGAAGAGCACAAAACTGGAGATCAGTTTTTCCCAACCTCACCAGAGGAAAAGGggcaaatagaaaaacaaacgcaGGATAATAGACAGGAAATAGAAGAGGGTGAAAAGCAGAATCAGATAATTAGACTGTTGCAGTGTAATGACACTGCTAAAACAGCACAAgcggaagacagacagaccacagaCCGGCCTCCAGAACCGGAAGAAAAACAGGAATACACAGCCATTAAGGAGGAGGGACATGACAGGAGTGGAATAACAGGTAATGGACCAGAAATGCCGTCTCCTGACTCTGTCTTTCTAGACAGCACAGAAAGGGGGGAAGGAAATGATGGTGATGGCTGTGAAGTATGCCCGGGGGCAGATCAAAACAATGGGTCAGAAGCAGTGAAAGGAAAAGAGCAGGGAAAAGTGGAaggaagagaaaggaagagTGTGAGAACGAGTGAAGAAGAGGAAAAGGCTGTTTCCTCATCTGACCCCGTCCAGGCTCCTGCTGGATCGGAGCCCCGGCAAGACCCTAGACATTCACCCTCTTCTTCTGGGTCAGCACAGTGCCTCTACGCCGGGATGTCAACGCCAGCAACATTAACAGCAGAGACATGTGAGGGGACCAGAGACACCTCTGGAcccaattcaattcaaaatgcAGCTCTTAACCAGTCAGATTCAGCATTTATTCTAAAAGCTTTTTCTTGGCAAAAGGAACAAGGACCAAAGCATGAGAAACCAGGGGCCAGCACTGCCTCAGAGGATGGATCATGTGGCTGTTTAGCAAGTGACCGAGGACGaaaaacagacaacaacacacgcacagagaacCTCGCAGCCTCAACACTGTTGCCAGGGGTAACAGAGGGAGCCGAGAGCACCCTGGGACATTTGATTCAGGAAGAGAACAGAACGTTAAGTGACAGCAACTATAGCGCAATTGATAATGAGAAAAGCAAAGAAGTACATGGAGTGAAAGCTGGAGAGagcaatggagagagggatggtgagagagctggagagagggatggtgagagagctggagagagggatggtgagagagctggagggagggatggagggagtgatGGTGAGAGAGCTGGAGGGAGGGCAATGCCAGGTTTAGTCGTTGAAGTCGTGACTGATTCGAAGAGTTCAGATCTCAAGTCAATGATCTGGTCAGTGATGGGCGAGAATCATGTGGAGGATAAGAGTCAGGGATCTGGCCTTGTGGCACGAGCTTGTCAAGACCAACGCAGCAAAACAGAGGCCGTAGAGAACACTACAGCCCCCGTTGAATCAGATCCATCCCAGTGTGAGACTTCTCTGGACTGTCGTGCCTCGTCGTCACCCTCATCGCAGTCGCATGGCCCTGAGGAGCACAGTACTCACCAGAATAGCTTCCCTCCCAGCCTGGGCCATTCTGTTGACACTTCTCAAAGCTTAAACCAGCAGTCAAAACTTAGCCCAGATCACCAGGCAACTGTCACTGTCAATTTAAACCCTGACCAGGTCACAGACATTGCTGTCAAGCTGGCACGTGATTCACACCCTGGGGATATCAATGCCAATCTATTGGAATCAGAATGTGAGCCAAAGGAAACACGTTTAGCTCATCATACAGCAATTGTTGGGACCAGCCACAGTAGTGAGACTAACACTGCTGTACTGGAAGCCACTGACACAACCATGACTTCCATGGCAAGTCACAGGGTAGAACAAGCTGCTCTGGAAGCAAAACCTGCCTCAGACAGAGATGTCTCAGAAGAGGACATGACAGCCttggacaggaagagagaaaagaagatgAGAGCATTGGCAAaaaggatggaggagaggaaacaAAAGCTAAAGAAAGcgaaagaggaaaaagagggaaCACATAAGATTTCAACAAATGAGGCGGGTGAGACAGTTTCACAGGCGACCACAGAACCACAGACAGTGATGTCAGTTACCAGGCCTTCTACAGAACCACCGACAGAGATGTCAGTTACTGGTCCAACCACAGAACCACAGACAGAGATGCTAGTTACTGGGCCTTCTACAGAACCACAGACAGTGATGTCAGTTACTGGACCTTCTGCAGCACCACAGACCGTGATGTCAGTTACTGGTCCAACCAAAGAACCACACACAGAGATGCCAGTAACTGGTCCTACCAAAGAACCACAGACAGAGATGTCAGTTACTGGGCCTAGCTCAGAACCAGAGACAGACTGGTTGGCTGCTCTCCGATCTCATGCAGCATTGCTCTCCCAGTCCACAAAACAGAATACAGCAGAGTCCTCTGAGAAAACGACACCTCCCAGGTaatgcagatgtgtgtgtgatgagacCACTGATATGGGCTAGTAGGTGTGTGAACAGCAGTGTTCCAGTCATACAAATCTAACGCCAGGTTGTAACATCAATGTTAGAACGACCCATACTTCTTCAGGCTTGAAGGGCTTAATGCTTTTATATTGAAATATGGGTTATGAAATATGGGCAGAACAACAAGCTTCTTCATCTGATAAGATATCTCATGAAATAAGCTGCCATTTGGTTTATTTTGAAAATCGGATATCACTATTATACAGATGGTAGGGAAACATCCTCTCACAGAGAGCCAGGGATCAATATAGAAACCCACAGAAACCTTcccacatgtacagtatgtataacTCACTTATGCCTTGTTGCACCTTACTGTGTGGGATTGGATGTAGAAGGTCCTAAATAGTAGCCATAtcttctctcttcttcttctgtctttattatatatttcttctaataataataatgtaataaaaaaaacactaaaacccATTCAATATCCATCTTGCTTTAGAGCAGAAGTGTCGAAGTAATGTGCTGGGAAGATACGCAGAAACTGTCCTTTATCCATACCTTTTTAAATTGTTGACACAACCCGATTAATGATGATATTGTAAGTAAACAACTTTAATCTCGGAACAGATTTGATTAATTTTAAAGTATATAGTTGTCAGCCCCCCAAGATTTGTCGTCTTTGAAACTTAGTCTGTCAGAATGACTGGCCTGGCCTGGCTGTAAATATGTGGTATTCCAGATGTTtggtaatgtaaacaaacagtATCCATTAAACACTGATTAGTCTGATCCAGCCACTAGGACATGAAAGAAGTTACCCATCTTGTAGCATACAACAGTAAATGCAGCCATCCTTGAAAATCTAGCTAGCCGCTTTAAAAAAAGATGATTGGTTAGTAGGTTAATCCGATTTCGCTGATGCCTATCTCTCCGGTGAATTTCTCACAGCTTTCCTTTTGAGTAATGGAGGCAGTAATGGAGGCAGCAATGGAGGCAGTAATGAAGGAAATGTTAGACGCATTGTTCTGCGCATTTCAGTGGAACTTTCTTTATGCAGGAATGGTCTCAGGTCCATTCCTGTGTGTTCTCCCACGACACGTTGTAGGAGATGACTCTGAGCTGTTGTCTTGGCCAAGGTAGGATGCACAAACTACTAAATGCAGGGCTGCCAGCGGCTGTGGCACACAttcttgaataaaataatta from Esox lucius isolate fEsoLuc1 chromosome 5, fEsoLuc1.pri, whole genome shotgun sequence harbors:
- the tacc2 gene encoding uncharacterized protein tacc2 isoform X21, with amino-acid sequence MQTQPELQTQPEVQTQPKVQTQPELQTGTSGEQQSRGSHYHEQLSPGAPPCSSPPATEPQSGQQDPVSTRRSGSPANSMALVHPSPLPSSNAPSTPQGRQQDTFPSRLAQTQTSSQPQESAHHILLTDGHCCLSHGLETSHRDATGGVYINDGDRNTLLTSVPTSVIDQGGEIHTFSALGSDKGSDVKSLRADKGGATMRTLGGGNALPRTHTPSQIQKPACNGEKAREEKEAGRKKSTLGDSFVVAANAAGNALPLTTLAMPEMREYKGEVRNKPLDLLERNRDRAATVSTPAVETETALLQEGDGRGGAGGIVASLLGGFAGEEQRETALPATTHHQGLIHIGIKSSPALPAKDTDTTTGSVSDQDCSCHTLPQSPEERKGGGQPGPTGDTQTTDTERKREGVKEREESGLQAEEHTVTNASLSPLGVITGPHCWEDNSAATATGLEREGEETREERGGVSGKQVLVSRPTVTGLAGWVSSAGSQTCPPPVAATAVVSSPGSSTPQSLCGWGELILPSSTSISGSIISADESRFSPPLPLSLPLRQQDDRDSAHSPLPPSRLSTSAEGELGSLAQPLLLRQADSRDLDLRSALFPSSLCSEPAWSQDSANNTKRGSENRESADRSCPIQTLKSEEKRAILGLKDNSATESQRSSSNTARGTEKEDSTRLTQSQGGTESHVQKTEPSQTFVGELQQASVAATTTEAGGEPGPSKASALSSSSPVISALPPTVLQSQHRSAAEGSHPQQVHIVSQSDASLLRSVIPQSVLGPPTMAAIGVLQLHARDSVGGTRKLFFNKTLTADDESSAALNYVPASDPAAVLAHASLPPLKVHENLRHPVTEASFTSHNFLKPVTPPPRSQTPTQPSQVGDTLPSLTPADFQGESQQKTQAGMTGNEDGREKDLEKIVVTPCVSAVTGLISSPHGASEGLVVEEKPNSHPDSVVPTPLTRVPLQPSHDPIPNSEQVVIQPPRPPSSSLASRQKHLTGITSSEDVFQVFFEGESNFAGPVCGARCQCAVPGPGSLHTQPDSGSNANGDYMTPGTTVTTLTKPDEDQTIIQPSQPTSQLGQSDQSDNHDLPVASHMDSRDEVRQNPPSSRDRLSMDLAWVRNEGKEEADNKAESVLHVSKTVVLNQPFSDPLKGEEGCHSADFSSAAEAITDVKETIVAEANTDVKETIVAEANTDVKETTVAEANTDVKETTVAEANTDVKETIVAEANTDVKETIVAEANTDVKETIVAEANTDVKETIVAEANTDVKETTVAEANTDVKETTVAEANTDVREMTVALAKADVEETTVAIGTNEVEEKTVALVKAKAKVEENMLVLAKAEVEKNTMTLAKPEVLEKTVVLAKAKNEVQTVTRTEAELTKSNTLEVTAFNHLPSPSMSDHCEYPEPVMILKHPGPMLSHHEFINDYDVALPGVWDSDGRSHYDSVALPDHVLQEVTLAASVILDSEYKDYLRHRKDDEDEEEHEMGGSGDKEQLAEPGKDEISQKLPEKAFISESVFLNIPLQHDSTGLNNGSESVKRDLPLPSKPQASERLHSGTDTSSPANQSAELSATGSDYIIPLHAGDSGAEPKAKKPIRGNLFNSGESINDDMINVSPPLGPGQPISSQPLDINTAEKQGDKMKGNNTLVKRKEETKPNEKQNEEEHKTGDQFFPTSPEEKGQIEKQTQDNRQEIEEGEKQNQIIRLLQCNDTAKTAQAEDRQTTDRPPEPEEKQEYTAIKEEGHDRSGITGNGPEMPSPDSVFLDSTERGEGNDGDGCEVCPGADQNNGSEAVKGKEQGKVEGRERKSVRTSEEEEKAVSSSDPVQAPAGSEPRQDPRHSPSSSGSAQCLYAGMSTPATLTAETCEGTRDTSGPNSIQNAALNQSDSAFILKAFSWQKEQGPKHEKPGASTASEDGSCGCLASDRGRKTDNNTRTENLAASTLLPGVTEGAESTLGHLIQEENRTLSDSNYSAIDNEKSKEVHGVKAGESNGERDGERAGERDGERAGERDGERAGGRDGGSDGERAGGRAMPGLVVEVVTDSKSSDLKSMIWSVMGENHVEDKSQGSGLVARACQDQRSKTEAVENTTAPVESDPSQCETSLDCRASSSPSSQSHGPEEHSTHQNSFPPSLGHSVDTSQSLNQQSKLSPDHQATVTVNLNPDQVTDIAVKLARDSHPGDINANLLESECEPKETRLAHHTAIVGTSHSSETNTAVLEATDTTMTSMASHRVEQAALEAKPASDRDVSEEDMTALDRKREKKMRALAKRMEERKQKLKKAKEEKEGTHKISTNEAGETVSQATTEPQTVMSVTRPSTEPPTEMSVTGPTTEPQTEMLVTGPSTEPQTVMSVTGPSAAPQTVMSVTGPTKEPHTEMPVTGPTKEPQTEMSVTGPSSEPETDWLAALRSHAALLSQSTKQNTAESSEKTTPPRPFPTLKSLESPVAEFCTPSEEAPSPLGQGAAAAPSSQRKDSPEKGENPPEEPQGKEKVPEPDWGSSLTQTKQAEERSEPPPVTTSPPPTLRSAASPPTPRGHVSQIPPVLPTYLQEDFPTPPPTPPERLPPKPEPQTPLHALRQAPLAAPVQTPSSEPESARPVQTPSSEPGPARPVQTPSSEPGPARPVQTSSSEPEPARPVQTPSSEPGPVQTPSSESESARPVQTPSSEPGPARPVQTPSSEPESARPVQTPSSEPGPARPVQTPSSEPGPALSVQTPSSEPDPALSVQTPSSEPDPALSVQTPSTEPEPAQPFQTTPSESEPVLPVQTPSSEPEPALSVQTPSSEPDPALSVQTPSSEPEPALSVQTPSTEPEPAQPFQTTPSESEPVLTVQTQLSEPEPVRPVQTSPSESEPAQPFQTTPSESEPVLPVQTPSSEPARPVQTTTSEPEPAQLFQTTPSEPARPVQTLPSEPESVQPVQTSPSEPEPAQPVQSTPSESEPVIPVQTSPEPARPIQTTPSEPVLNSASPPLSVPPSPAPKNQEKDTTTFGFSDPQTDDPVSLTRPPVPGKDILTLAPCTADPTPRSSDSDGAFETPESTTPVKSPTQTDTVTHLLSSEDTGLGCDSVDDGELKAEAKGHHGSSLSIVFDEDKPIAASGAYNLDQLLAAAAAAEAQNRSPLTRSLSLQAGELDGSGPLHLGESSIASGDCPLAESFSIAGGTESAPGTLRRPSKKGPLRPGGSLKKKPVLRQNSNPETPQPTSSSTTPELKRKAKQTRADSPLLVSEDQEGGATAESAPGPASATPSPGGTLRRTRKPRVESPAPLIEETNHTSPETDNQPIPVHTPVPGPEISIPLRPEDIPLPVSEAVPSSEGSSPIPPIGAYKWDPDNFEDIDPFNTGGSKVANSPPLGRKGVANSPPLGRKGVANSPPLGRKGVANSPPLGRKGVATSPPLGRKGVATSPPLGRKEGTPPICRKTAAPLDSTEELAPPPTSPPIRTSGAVRLEFDYSEENLEEPAKASPASKKLGRKPGSKMPLRKPRLGLKKAVQLSSESLDNAPTIVPDDDIPIPKASYNFDPAQWEDPNFNPFGSNSGIPNSPKMNKPSYSFDSETYNESGVDPFKGSSNRRAASPPKAVSGSASFEVSANDNEVDNDNDDIGDLGDHNQNKPAKPKKKPIKSKSMGSSLCCLLCTDSEREHSPSRENCLDRQQSNTFRVKRSPKRCDSSSQDPTPVDEAPPPIPVPQHDHATDEEKLASSSSHKEKLASANHKWAHTACQDMEAELTSDPKEDLPLPSDLTSFVNENSRASDYEIEYMEKIGSSSPPLSVKKPSNLYLKLDSVTGSLNKPNHGSEPDSPCTGYNTLGSFEEMEAQITAQMKTPVLCSRPGPEGSRPGPEGSAGDQEKTRMKEIQSVSRTQSAEREHGGREKEVMLSTVDRDSVVTKGSLYTRPAGCGEGGRESSYMPKDLDHSLDIAREEVLSKEKEVQEWQRKYEDSRQEVLEMRGIVAEYEKTIAQMIAGLPEDEQKDKSLSHHTIQQLIIEKDQALSDLNSVEKSLAELFRRYEKLKDVLEGYRKNEEVLKKCAQEYLSRVRKEEQRYQALKIHAEEKLDKANADIAQVRLKARQEAAAYQASLRKETMKVDSLERTLEQKNKEIEELTKICDELIAKMGKS